From Candidatus Persebacteraceae bacterium Df01, a single genomic window includes:
- a CDS encoding sulfurtransferase TusA family protein, producing the protein MRIEIDLSGLRCPLPVLRVKKALNEIAAGGELRVFASDPEAKNDIPSFLKQAGHTLHDISAADGGHYFLIQKK; encoded by the coding sequence ATGCGTATTGAAATTGATTTAAGCGGGTTACGCTGCCCATTACCTGTATTGCGTGTCAAAAAAGCATTGAATGAAATAGCCGCCGGCGGTGAATTACGCGTTTTTGCCTCCGACCCTGAAGCAAAAAATGATATCCCTTCTTTCCTCAAACAAGCTGGTCACACGCTGCACGACATATCTGCAGCCGATGGTGGGCACTATTTCCTTATTCAAAAAAAATGA
- the ctaD gene encoding cytochrome c oxidase subunit I encodes MEATLSHDHVDAHHAPKGFVAHAWHYLTTTNHKDIGSLYLWFALTMFFIGGIMALLIRIELFQPGLQVVEPEFFNQLTTMHGLIMVFGAIMPAFTGFANWQVPLMIGASDMAFARLNNWSFWLLPVAGILLVGSFFTPSGATAAGWTLYAPLSTQQGIGMDMAIFAIHLMGISSIMGAINIITTLLNMRAPDMPLMKMPLFCWTWLITAFLLIAVMPVLAGAVTMLLTDRHFGTAFFNAAGGGDPVLYQHIFWFFGHPEVYIMALPAFGVVSSVIPAFARKPLFGYTSMVYATASIALLSFIVWAHHMFTVGMPVAGILFFMYATMIIAIPTGVKVFNWIATMWRGSMTFEAPMLFAIGFIVLFTIGGFTGLVLSIAPLDIQLQDTYYVVAHFHYVLVAGSLFSLFAGVYYWLPKWTGRMYNETLGKTHFWLSIIFFNVTFFVQHFLGLAGMPRRVPDYALQFADFNMVSSIGAFGFGFSQLLFVYVVINCIRSGEKVSEKRVWEGADTLEWELPTPVPYHSFHEAPKIRWEGHRPIVIES; translated from the coding sequence ATGGAAGCAACTCTCTCCCACGACCATGTTGACGCGCATCACGCGCCCAAAGGGTTTGTAGCACACGCTTGGCACTATCTCACTACGACTAATCACAAAGATATCGGATCTTTGTATCTGTGGTTTGCCCTCACAATGTTTTTTATCGGCGGTATCATGGCACTGCTCATTCGCATAGAGCTTTTTCAACCAGGCTTGCAGGTGGTAGAACCAGAATTTTTTAATCAACTGACGACTATGCATGGGCTAATTATGGTTTTTGGCGCCATCATGCCAGCATTTACCGGTTTTGCCAACTGGCAAGTACCGCTAATGATTGGCGCTAGTGATATGGCGTTTGCGCGTCTCAATAATTGGTCGTTTTGGTTATTACCAGTGGCAGGTATATTGCTTGTCGGTTCTTTTTTCACTCCCAGCGGAGCTACCGCTGCTGGTTGGACATTGTACGCTCCATTATCTACCCAACAGGGCATTGGCATGGATATGGCAATTTTTGCCATTCACCTGATGGGAATTTCTTCCATCATGGGCGCTATTAACATCATCACCACCCTTCTCAATATGCGCGCACCCGACATGCCATTAATGAAAATGCCGCTATTTTGTTGGACTTGGCTGATTACAGCGTTTTTGCTTATTGCCGTTATGCCCGTATTAGCCGGTGCCGTCACGATGTTATTGACTGACCGACACTTTGGCACTGCCTTTTTCAATGCCGCCGGCGGCGGCGATCCAGTGCTATATCAGCATATTTTCTGGTTTTTTGGCCATCCTGAGGTATATATCATGGCACTACCAGCTTTTGGCGTGGTCTCGTCGGTCATTCCAGCCTTTGCTCGCAAACCACTGTTTGGTTATACCTCTATGGTGTATGCCACTGCCAGTATCGCCCTACTGTCATTTATTGTTTGGGCGCACCACATGTTTACGGTAGGTATGCCGGTGGCAGGAATCCTTTTCTTTATGTATGCCACAATGATTATTGCGATACCGACCGGTGTCAAGGTATTTAATTGGATTGCCACCATGTGGCGTGGTTCTATGACTTTTGAAGCACCGATGCTATTTGCTATTGGCTTTATCGTGTTGTTTACTATCGGTGGCTTTACCGGTCTAGTACTATCCATTGCACCGCTAGACATTCAACTGCAAGATACTTACTATGTGGTTGCACATTTTCATTATGTATTGGTTGCTGGCTCGCTGTTTTCTTTATTTGCTGGCGTGTATTACTGGTTACCCAAATGGACGGGACGAATGTATAACGAAACGCTAGGCAAAACACATTTCTGGTTGTCCATCATATTTTTCAATGTCACATTTTTTGTGCAGCACTTTTTAGGTCTCGCGGGCATGCCTCGGCGCGTTCCTGACTATGCTCTACAGTTTGCCGATTTTAATATGGTTAGCAGTATCGGCGCCTTTGGTTTTGGTTTCTCTCAGCTACTGTTTGTCTATGTAGTGATAAATTGCATTCGTAGTGGCGAAAAAGTCAGTGAAAAACGCGTATGGGAAGGCGCTGACACACTAGAGTGGGAACTGCCGACTCCAGTGCCATATCATTCCTTTCACGAAGCACCCAAAATTCGTTGGGAAGGACACCGACCAATAGTGATTGAATCGTAA
- the mog gene encoding molybdopterin adenylyltransferase — protein MSTLIGLLSVSDRAKAGVYEDRGIPALRTWLKKTLSSPWRDDARVVADDYATITQTLREMIDDASCQLVLTTGGTGPDPRDVTPEATLAVADRELIGFGEQMRRTNLKYVPTAILSRQTAAVRGRALIINLPGQPKAIAETLDGIFSAVPYCLDLIGSPGMQTDSTVLAAFRPKSAGG, from the coding sequence ATGAGTACGCTAATTGGCTTGCTTTCCGTTTCTGACCGTGCCAAGGCGGGAGTTTACGAAGATCGTGGTATTCCAGCATTGCGTACTTGGCTAAAAAAAACATTGTCTTCGCCGTGGAGAGATGATGCGCGCGTTGTCGCCGATGATTATGCCACTATTACGCAAACGTTACGTGAAATGATTGATGACGCCAGCTGCCAGTTGGTACTCACCACCGGCGGCACCGGTCCAGATCCCCGCGATGTGACACCCGAAGCCACTCTAGCCGTAGCTGACCGTGAACTCATCGGCTTTGGTGAGCAAATGCGGCGCACCAATTTAAAATATGTGCCCACCGCAATTTTGTCGCGGCAGACAGCAGCAGTGCGTGGTCGCGCTCTTATTATCAATCTGCCAGGGCAACCCAAAGCCATCGCTGAAACGTTAGACGGTATTTTTTCTGCCGTGCCTTATTGTCTGGACTTAATCGGTTCCCCCGGGATGCAAACAGATTCCACCGTACTCGCCGCCTTTCGCCCCAAAAGTGCTGGCGGCTAA